A region of the Candidatus Thermoplasmatota archaeon genome:
ATAAGGAATGGATTACAACTAAAAAAGTAAAAAATGAAAATATGAAGAGGGCTTTGTTGATGTACCTCGATGATGGAGAAGCTGAAGCCATAACACTGGCAGCAGGGGAAAATGCTGATTTACTATTGCTTGATGATTATGATGCACGAGAGTTTGCAAGGAAGTATGGAATTCCAATAACAGGCATTATTGGAATTTTATTGAAGGCAAAATATGTAGGAGAGATAAAAAAGATTAAACCGCATGTAGATAAATTAAGAGAAACCGGGTTCTGGATAAATGATGAACTGTATATGGAAATATTGAAGGAAG
Encoded here:
- a CDS encoding DUF3368 domain-containing protein, encoding MVSNSSPLIHLAKIKKIDLLKELFGRVIVPQAVYNECTIESFKETKQIKDKEWITTKKVKNENMKRALLMYLDDGEAEAITLAAGENADLLLLDDYDAREFARKYGIPITGIIGILLKAKYVGEIKKIKPHVDKLRETGFWINDELYMEILKEAKE